The Lolium perenne isolate Kyuss_39 chromosome 6, Kyuss_2.0, whole genome shotgun sequence genome segment ACTTCTTCAAATTTCCTCGGCATTAGAGCTCGCGGCCCTATTCTCCAGCCAGGCTTCCCTCTTCTCCCTTGTGTTGATCAACATAAGGTAAGCTGACCTCACAGAGAAAATACCCTTCTTCTCGTAGTGCCACGCCCAAAAATCCTCCTGGACCCGTGTACTTATTGGTATGGATTTTATTTCCTGTACATCCATGGGAGTAAAGCACTCATTCAGAAGATCCAAGTTCCATTGCCTCGTCGACTGAACTATGAAATCAGCAACATGGCTGGGAGGATCATTGGTCAGACTGCACACCGGCCTAAGTGCTCCATCTCTCGGTATCCAGTTATCAAACCACGCATGTGTGGTTGCACCAGTACCAATACGGCGAATTAATCCTTGTGCCAAAACTTCCTTTCCCTCCATTATCGATCGCCACACCTTGGAGGGATGTGACCCCAACTCGGCCTTCAGGAAGTCAGTACCAGGGAAATACACTGCCTTCAGAACCCTTGCACTCAACGTATCAGGATTTTTCAGAATTCTCCATCCTTGTCTGGCCAAGAGagcaagattaaaaagctcaatgTCCCGAAAGCCTAGTCCTCCCAATGATTTCGGCTTCGTCATCTCTTCCCATGCAACCcagcatgtcttcctcttcccatCTTTTGAACCCCACCAGAACTTCCGAATCAGTGAGTCAATGTGTTGGCATAGGCCCTGTGGTAATTTGAAACAGGCCATCGAGTAGATCGGAATAGCTTGGAGGACAGCTTTAATCAGCACATCCTTCCCCCCAGCTGATAAGCATTGCTCTAGGTTCGGCCAGTCTATCCTCTCTCTCCATTGTAAGGGGATGTAGACATTTACCTCCACACACTAAGTTCGGCCCGGGGTGTTAAATTCCAGTCGGCCTAGTTCACATATCCGTTTGGGCTTCTCAAGCACTCAGCCTCTCAGTCCATAGCCCATTAATCTACAGCCTACAGAGGAGAGTTCAGGACTGAGGATCGATCGTTCCAGCGACGAGCCAACTGCTTCGCCGCCGCTTGCCCGCTTTGCCTCCGCCGCCGCACTGCCCTATGTCTCCCCCGGCCTCTTGCTGAATTGCTTCGTCGCCACGTTCCACTCCTGCTCGTCGCGCCGCTGTTATCCACAACAGGTGATGAATTTTCCCAACACCCAGACTCCAATCCCCATCAAGCTGTTCGGTCTATGACCTTCACCTCCATTTCCATTTCCATCCTGTCTTCGTCATTGCTGACTGGTAATGTTTACCGAATCAAACGCATTGATATTTCACTAGAACTAATGTTTTTCCTCTTATGTTATTGTGGTCTATTCTAGGGATTAGGAACCAGATCCAGTAGCACTGAACAAAAGAGACCCTCTATTGAGTTGATTCCCACGATGGCATGGGTCCATATTGCTTGATCCTGAACTCTTGAAACTAATTGAGGACTCGGTGAAGAAAAATACAGTTCATACTAGAAGGAAGTATCTGCGATTGGCTATAGCTTCATCTTGCTATCGTCAGCTATTATTGTTAGACTCTGATATTCAGCACTTGGTTTTGCTATTTTCTGTTCCCACCACCTGATGCATTCACTGAGTCTCTGGCGCTGCCATGGTGCTGTGAGAGCCTTGCAATTACTCCCTTCTTGTAGGTTGTCATTATCATCGAAAACCCACGCAAGCCAAGATCTTAACAGCATCGAGCTCACCGTGGAGGAAGAAGCATCAGCATCACAGATCAAGAGTTCCCTCTTGAAGGCACGCAATGGGAGTGTGCAGAATTTGGTTCAGTCCCTTGGGGTTGACTGTCCGGCAATTCAGCTTACAAGTAACATTGTGGATAGCTTGCTATTTAAGTTTGGAGATGACTGGAAGTCTGCATTGGGTCTCTTTCAGTGGGCACAGTCGAGGGACAACTACAAGCACACTGCATATGCTTGTAGTAGGATAATTGATTTGCTTGGGAAGATGAGGCAGCTCGACCAGATGTGGGATCTATTGCCTGACATGCACTGCAGAGGGCTTTTGACTGTTGAGATATTTGCGAAGAGCATCAGGAGGTTGGCAGGTGCAAGGAGATGGAAGGATGCTATTATGTTGTTTGATAAGCTGGATGACATGGGTCTGGAGAGGAATACAGAGACGATGAATGTTCTGCTTGATGCACTTTGCAAAGAAAAGAAGATTGAAGTAGCACGCCAGGTCTTTCTTGTGCTCAGTCCACCCATCCAGCctgatgcatacaccttcaacatTTTTGTCCATGGGTGGTGCAGTGCACGTAAGATCGATGAGGCAAAGTGGACAATTGATGAGATGAAATCTCGGGGATTTCCGCCTTCAGTTATCACATACACCGCTCTTCTTGAAGCTTACTGTAAGCAAGAAAAATTTAGGATGGCCTATGAAGTTCTTGATTCAATGTGTTCCGAGGGATGTCATCCCAACGTCATCACTTACACTATGATCATGACCTCATTGGCAAAATGTAATATGTTTGAAGATGCTCTGAGTATATCTCACAGAATGAAGTCATCTGGCTGTAAGCCCGATACACTATACTACAATTCCTTGATTAACTTGCTGGGTAAAGCTGGTCATTTGTCTGAAGCTTCCCAAGTATTTAAGGTGGAGATGCCAATGAATGGTGTGCCGCACAGTTTGGCTACCTATAACACCATGATATCAATCTTCTGCCAGAAAAACCGAGATGAAGATGCTCTGAATGTGCTGAAAGAAATGGAGGCACAGTCTTGTAAGCCTGATATTCAGACATACCGACCACTTCTAAGACTGTTTTTAAACAGAAGAGGCCAACATGGCACCATTCGGAACTTGTTGGATGAATTTGTCAATAAACATAGTCTAGGTTTAGATGTTGATACGTACAGCCTTCTGATACATGGTCTTTATAGAGTTGGTGAGACTGACTGGGCATATCAACTGTTTGAGGAGATGGTTGGTAGTGAAATAGGACCTAGGTATAAAACATGGGATTTGCTTTTGAGTGACGCACAAAGCAAAAACATGGAGCGGCATGTTGAAAAGATCCGgcactacatgacttgctttggcATTTAAGCttagataa includes the following:
- the LOC139832525 gene encoding uncharacterized mitochondrial protein AtMg00310-like, with the protein product MACFKLPQGLCQHIDSLIRKFWWGSKDGKRKTCWVAWEEMTKPKSLGGLGFRDIELFNLALLARQGWRILKNPDTLSARVLKAVYFPGTDFLKAELGSHPSKVWRSIMEGKEVLAQGLIRRIGTGATTHAWFDNWIPRDGALRPVCSLTNDPPSHVADFIVQSTRQWNLDLLNECFTPMDVQEIKSIPISTRVQEDFWAWHYEKKGIFSVRSAYLMLINTREKREAWLENRAASSNAEEI
- the LOC127307273 gene encoding pentatricopeptide repeat-containing protein At3g04130, mitochondrial-like, with product MHSLSLWRCHGAVRALQLLPSCRLSLSSKTHASQDLNSIELTVEEEASASQIKSSLLKARNGSVQNLVQSLGVDCPAIQLTSNIVDSLLFKFGDDWKSALGLFQWAQSRDNYKHTAYACSRIIDLLGKMRQLDQMWDLLPDMHCRGLLTVEIFAKSIRRLAGARRWKDAIMLFDKLDDMGLERNTETMNVLLDALCKEKKIEVARQVFLVLSPPIQPDAYTFNIFVHGWCSARKIDEAKWTIDEMKSRGFPPSVITYTALLEAYCKQEKFRMAYEVLDSMCSEGCHPNVITYTMIMTSLAKCNMFEDALSISHRMKSSGCKPDTLYYNSLINLLGKAGHLSEASQVFKVEMPMNGVPHSLATYNTMISIFCQKNRDEDALNVLKEMEAQSCKPDIQTYRPLLRLFLNRRGQHGTIRNLLDEFVNKHSLGLDVDTYSLLIHGLYRVGETDWAYQLFEEMVGSEIGPRYKTWDLLLSDAQSKNMERHVEKIRHYMTCFGI